acttttcgtttctttttggtgtgACAAATGAATTTTCCTTGTGGTGACTTGAATTtctctataaaataaaaatcaattatgaaTGTGAGGTTACGTTTTTtaccataaaacaaaaaaaaaccttagaTTTGGTGTTGCCCAATGATTTGACAGACGGATTGCTACGTTTTCTCTTCGTTGGAGGCGGAGGAATCAAATCTTCGTCAGACTCTGattctgaagaaaaaattccttgCTGATCATCATCATGATGAAGGCTGCTGTCAGCAGATGTATCGgacttttcttcatttccccCAGTGATCAACTGGCAATCTAACCCCTCCATGTCTTCTTCTGGGATGTCCATAGTCTTCCTAATAGCTGTGTAGCAGGTTAGAGTACGACAttgtaaataatgaaaaacattgGTACTACCTGTTGATGACTTTTCAACTGGCAAGTTACGTGGTGGAGAGGTAGATTTATGGCCAGTGCCATGTTTCTGAGTTGCAGATGACTTCGGGGCTGATTTTTTGGCTACTGGCTTTTGAACACTGATAGGAGGCACCATGGCATCTCGTACTGCCACCACCACATCCATGTCCTCTGCACAACAAaaactttaagaaaaaaaaacacgtgtAGTAATATGAAGTTTTACTACCTGAGTACGAGATAACTGTACATGATCTCATGTCATGTTGAACTTGGGATCTAGATTTGTTAGTCAACTCAACGGGTAGGTTCCAACCAGGATTGCTGGGAAACTTAGGCCAACTAAATACATAAGAATTTagaacaataacaataactaATAAAACGTGTGTGCTTACTTGAtcccaaaaactttttttgttccaacaAAACCTTTTAATTGCTCGAGCTGATCATCGAAACTATGGTCATGGAAATCTTTCGGCACTGCTATGGCCTCCAATGTACCAATGCCCAATTCTCCACTTTTAGTAAAAGTCACAAGTATGTAGATCAGTGGGTCTGCCATTACAAATATGTACGTACTGatattaaatgtaaaagaaaagtcaGTGAAGAAACAGACAGCCAGACATCTTTACTTAGACTTACGCCACAGACTCAGTCTGTGCTAACATTCGAGCGCGAAAATTCAGTGCATAGCTGCCAAATTTCAatcgattaaaaaattaaggcGTAGCTTCCAAATTTCGAtcgatgattttttctttgatttgagtttatataattttgaaacattAGC
The window above is part of the Daphnia pulex isolate KAP4 chromosome 3, ASM2113471v1 genome. Proteins encoded here:
- the LOC124191473 gene encoding uncharacterized protein LOC124191473 yields the protein MADPLIYILVTFTKSGELGIGTLEAIAVPKDFHDHSFDDQLEQLKGFVGTKKVFGINWPKFPSNPGWNLPVELTNKSRSQVQHDMRSCTVISYSEDMDVVVAVRDAMVPPISVQKPVAKKSAPKSSATQKHGTGHKSTSPPRNLPVEKSSTAIRKTMDIPEEDMEGLDCQLITGGNEEKSDTSADSSLHHDDDQQGIFSSESESDEDLIPPPPTKRKRSNPSVKSLGNTKSKRNSSHHKENSFVTPKRNEKSSAKNSSLNEEYFFGRQHS